From the genome of Bradyrhizobium elkanii USDA 76, one region includes:
- a CDS encoding lytic murein transglycosylase — MTSRLCFRTLAIGAWLLTSTASALAAQCGTGTFESWLDDFKKEAATKGISQNAIQAGLTGVTQDKAILARDHSQQVFSQTFEQFSGRMVPPRLNRGSDMMKRYGSVLSRIEEAYGVPGEILVAIWGLETDFGVNTGKFPTIRSLATLAYDCRRSDMFKAELMDALRIVERGDLPPQEMRGAWAGEIGQTQFMPSSYIKFAVDFDGNGKRDLLHNVPDVLASTANYLKSYGWKKGKGWEPGSENFAVIQQWNKSEVYAKTIGHFATQLAKAP, encoded by the coding sequence ATGACCTCTCGCCTTTGCTTTCGCACGCTCGCCATTGGCGCGTGGCTCCTGACCTCGACGGCGTCGGCGCTGGCCGCCCAATGCGGCACGGGCACGTTCGAATCCTGGCTCGACGATTTCAAGAAAGAGGCTGCGACGAAGGGCATTTCGCAGAACGCGATCCAGGCCGGGTTGACCGGCGTCACGCAGGACAAGGCGATCCTCGCCCGCGACCATTCGCAGCAGGTGTTCAGCCAGACGTTCGAGCAGTTCTCGGGCCGCATGGTGCCGCCGCGGCTCAATCGCGGCTCCGACATGATGAAGCGCTACGGCTCCGTGCTGTCGCGGATCGAGGAGGCCTACGGCGTGCCGGGCGAGATCCTGGTTGCGATCTGGGGACTGGAGACCGATTTCGGCGTCAACACCGGCAAGTTTCCGACCATACGTTCACTGGCGACGCTCGCCTATGACTGCCGCCGCTCCGACATGTTCAAGGCCGAGTTGATGGACGCCTTGCGCATCGTCGAGCGCGGCGATCTGCCGCCGCAGGAGATGCGCGGCGCCTGGGCCGGCGAGATCGGCCAGACTCAATTCATGCCGTCGTCCTACATCAAGTTCGCGGTCGACTTTGACGGCAACGGCAAGCGCGACCTCCTGCACAACGTGCCCGACGTGCTGGCGTCGACGGCGAACTACCTGAAGAGCTATGGCTGGAAGAAGGGCAAGGGCTGGGAGCCCGGCAGCGAGAATTTTGCGGTGATCCAGCAGTGGAACAAGAGCGAAGTGTATGCGAAGACGATCGGCCACTTCGCCACCCAGCTCGCCAAGGCTCCATAG
- a CDS encoding DUF1127 domain-containing protein — protein MLLSLIRMIQAFRDYQRNVSELSQLSDRELADIGLDRSDIPRVAAGTYNG, from the coding sequence ATGTTGCTCTCGCTCATCCGCATGATCCAGGCTTTCCGGGATTATCAGCGCAATGTCAGCGAACTGTCCCAGCTCAGCGATCGTGAACTCGCCGATATCGGCCTCGACCGCTCGGACATTCCGCGCGTTGCGGCCGGCACCTACAACGGCTAA
- the trmFO gene encoding methylenetetrahydrofolate--tRNA-(uracil(54)-C(5))-methyltransferase (FADH(2)-oxidizing) TrmFO: MTPHQSSSQPVHIVGAGLAGSEAAWQVANAGVRAVLHEMRPQRMTEAHRTDGCAELVCSNSFRSDDAANNAVGLLHAEMRRLGSLIMRSADANQVPAGGALAVDRDGFSAAVTKALNEHPLIEISREEVAGLPPADWSNVIVATGPLTSAPLADAIRQLTDESALAFFDAIAPIVHKDSIDMSVAWFQSRYDKVGPGGTGADYINCPMTKEQYDAFVAALLDGEKVDFKDWETNTPYFDGCLPVEVMAERGHETLRHGPMKPVGLTNPHNPTVKPYAIVQLRQDNKLGTLYNIVGFQTKLKHGAQQRVFRTIPGLENAEFARLGGLHRNTFLNSPKLLDGQLRLRAQPRLRFAGQMTGCEGYVESASVGLIAGLCAAADMRGAALTPPPATTALGALLGHITGGHIETIEAGSRSFQPMNINFGLFPPLASAPTKKPDGSRLRGNEKTVAKKQAISARALADLDHWIAEHLRVAAAA; encoded by the coding sequence ATGACACCGCATCAATCCTCTTCCCAACCCGTGCACATCGTGGGCGCGGGGCTCGCCGGCTCGGAAGCCGCCTGGCAGGTCGCCAATGCCGGCGTCCGCGCCGTGCTGCATGAAATGCGCCCGCAAAGGATGACCGAGGCGCATCGGACCGACGGTTGCGCCGAACTGGTCTGCTCGAACTCCTTCCGCTCCGATGATGCCGCCAACAACGCGGTCGGGCTGCTGCACGCCGAGATGCGGCGGCTGGGCTCCCTGATCATGCGCTCGGCCGACGCCAACCAGGTGCCCGCCGGCGGCGCGCTGGCGGTCGACCGCGACGGCTTTTCGGCCGCCGTCACCAAGGCGCTGAACGAACATCCGCTGATCGAGATCAGCCGAGAGGAAGTCGCAGGACTGCCGCCGGCCGACTGGAGCAACGTCATCGTCGCGACCGGTCCCCTCACCTCGGCGCCGCTTGCCGACGCCATCAGGCAGCTGACCGACGAGAGCGCGCTGGCATTCTTCGACGCGATCGCGCCGATCGTGCACAAGGATTCCATCGACATGTCGGTGGCCTGGTTTCAATCGCGCTACGACAAGGTCGGCCCCGGCGGCACCGGCGCGGACTACATCAACTGCCCGATGACGAAGGAGCAATATGACGCCTTCGTCGCCGCGCTGCTCGACGGCGAGAAGGTCGACTTCAAGGACTGGGAGACCAACACGCCCTATTTCGACGGCTGCCTGCCGGTCGAGGTGATGGCCGAGCGCGGTCACGAGACGCTGCGCCACGGGCCGATGAAGCCGGTAGGATTGACCAATCCGCACAACCCGACCGTCAAGCCGTATGCGATCGTCCAGCTGCGGCAGGACAACAAGCTCGGCACGCTCTACAACATCGTCGGCTTCCAGACCAAGCTGAAGCACGGCGCGCAGCAGCGCGTGTTCCGCACCATCCCCGGCCTCGAGAACGCGGAGTTCGCCCGCCTCGGCGGCCTGCATCGCAACACCTTCCTGAACTCGCCAAAGCTGCTCGACGGTCAGCTGCGTCTGCGCGCGCAGCCGCGGCTGCGCTTCGCCGGGCAGATGACGGGCTGCGAGGGTTACGTCGAGTCGGCCAGCGTCGGCCTGATCGCCGGCCTCTGCGCCGCCGCCGACATGCGCGGTGCCGCGCTGACGCCGCCGCCCGCGACGACCGCGCTCGGCGCGCTGCTCGGCCACATCACCGGTGGCCACATCGAAACGATCGAGGCCGGGTCGCGCTCGTTCCAGCCGATGAACATCAATTTCGGTCTGTTCCCGCCGCTGGCCAGTGCGCCGACCAAGAAGCCGGACGGCTCGCGGCTGCGCGGCAACGAGAAGACCGTCGCCAAGAAGCAGGCGATCAGCGCGCGCGCGCTCGCCGATCTCGACCACTGGATCGCAGAGCATCTGCGCGTTGCGGCAGCGGCCTGA